The Euphorbia lathyris chromosome 2, ddEupLath1.1, whole genome shotgun sequence genome includes a window with the following:
- the LOC136217649 gene encoding DNA replication licensing factor MCM7 — protein sequence MKDAILSSDKLLAKDFLSNFADATGDAKYINILQEVANHKTRSVQIDLDDLLNYKDLDEEFFRRVTENTRRYVGIFSAAIDEMMPEPTEAFPDDDHDILMTQRSEDVTETVDGSDPQQKMPPEIKRFYEVYIKAPSKGRPFTIREVKASYIGQLVRISGIVTRCSDVKPLMQVAVYTCEDCGFEIYQEVTARVFMPLFKCPTKNCKMNYTNGNLILQLRASKFLKFQEAKIQELAEHVPKGHIPRSMTVHFRGELTRKVSPGDVVELSGIFLPIPYTGFRALRAGLVADTYLEAMSVMHFKKKYEDYELRGDEEEQIARLAEDGDIYNKLSRSLAPEIYGHEDIKKALLLLLVGAPHRKLKDGMKIRGDLHLCLMGDPGVAKSQLLKHIINVAPRGVYTTGKGSSGVGLTAAVQKDPVTNEFVLEGGALVLADMGICAIDEFDKMDESDRTSIHEVMEQQTVSIAKAGITTSLNARTAVLAAANPAWGRYDLRRTPAENINLPPALLSRFDLLWLILDRADMDSDLEMARHVVYVHQNRESPALGFTPLEPSILRAYISAARRSSPYVPRELEEYIATAYSGIRQEEAKSNTPHSYTTVRTLLSILRISAALARLRFSETVAQSDVDEALRLMQMSKFSLYSDDRQKSGLDAISDIYSILRDEAARTNKMDLSYAHALNWISRKGYTEAQLKECLEEYAALNVWQIHPHTFDIRFIDA from the exons ATGAAAGACGCGATTCTCAGCTCAGACAAGC TTCTAGCGAAGGATTTTCTTTCGAACTTTGCTGATGCAACCGGCGATgccaaatacataaatattctT CAAGAGGTCGCAAACCATAAGACTCGTTCAGTCCAGATAGACCTCGATGACCTTCTCAAT TATAAGGACTTGGACGAAGAGTTCTTTAGACGGGTCACTGAGAATACCCGTAGATATGTTGGGATTTTCTCTGCTGCAATTGATGAAATGATGCCAGAGCCTACCGAGGCTTTTCCAGATGATGACCATGACATACTGATGACACAAAGATCTGAGGATGTTACTGAAACCGTTGATGGTTCTGATCCTCAGCAGAAGATGCCGCCAGAGATCAAGCGTTTCTA TGAAGTTTATATCAAAGCACCTTCAAAGGGACGTCCATTCACTATCAGAGAGGTTAAAGCTTCATATATTGGCCAGCTTGTAAGGATATCTGGCATTGTGACCCGATGTTCAGATGTTAAACCACTGATGCAGGTTGCTGTGTATACATGCGAAGATTGTGGCTTTGAAATTTACCAG GAAGTTACTGCTCGGGTGTTCATGCCCTTGTTTAAGTGCCCAACTAAGAACTGTAAAATGAACTATACAAACGGAAATCTTATCCTTCAGCTCAGAGCATCGAAGTTTCTTAAGTTTCAGGAG GCCAAGATTCAGGAGCTGGCAGAACATGTTCCCAAAGGTCATATTCCACGGTCAATGACTGTTCATTTTCGAGGAGAACTCACAAGAAAG GTATCTCCAGGTGATGTAGTTGAACTATCTGGAATCTTTCTACCAATTCCTTACACTGGTTTCAGAGCACTTCGTGCTGGCTTAGTTGCTGATACGTACTTGGAGGCTATGTCTGTCATGCATTTCAAAAAGAAATATGAAGA TTATGAACTCAGAGGAGACGAGGAAGAACAAATTGCACGTCTGGCTGAGGATGGTGATATTTATAATAAGTTATCACGATCATTAGCACCTGAAATTTATGGACACGAGGATATTAAGAAAGCATTACTTCTTCTCCTTGTGGGTGCTCCTCATCGGAAACTTAAGGATGGTATGAAG ATTAGGGGCGATCTACATTTATGTTTGATGGGTGATCCTGGGGTAGCTAAAAGTCAGCTTCTGAAACACATAATTAATGTAGCACCGAGGGGAGTGTATACTACTGGCAAAGGGAGCAGCGGAGTTGGCCTAACTGCTGCTGTTCAGAAAGATCCGGTTACAAACGAGTTTGTCTTGGAAGGTGGAGCTTTG GTTCTAGCTGATATGGGTATATGTGCTATTGATGAATTTGACAAGATGGATGAATCTGATCGGACATCTATTCATGAAGTTATGGAGCAGCAAACTGTTAGCATTGCCAAGGCTGGGATCACCACTTCTCTGAATGCGAGAACTGCAGTTCTTGCTGCTGCTAATCCAGCTTG GGGAAGATATGACCTACGGAGAACTCCAGCTGAAAATATCAATCTACCTCCTGCTCTACTATCAAGATTTGACCTGCTGTGGCTGATTCTTGATCGAGCAGATATGGATAGTGATCTTGAAATGGCTAGGCACGTGGTTTATGTGCACCAGAATAGAGAATCTCCAGCTCTTGGCTTCACCCCACTTGAACCATCTATTCTTAG AGCGTATATTTCAGCTGCTAGGAGATCGTCACCTTACGTCCCCAGGGAGCTAGAGGAATACATCGCTACTGCATATTCTGGCATCCGACAAGAAGAAGCTAAATCTAATACCCCACATTCCTACACAACTGTGAGGACTCTGCTTAGCATTCTCCGCATATCAGCA GCTTTAGCAAGACTCCGTTTCTCCGAGACTGTGGCTCAAAGTGATGTGGATGAAGCACTAAGATTAATGCAGATGTCAAAATTCTCTCTATATTCTGATGATCGTCAAAAATCTGGTCTGGATGCCATATCTGACATATATTCAATCTTGCGGGATGAAGCTGCAAGGACTAATAAAATGGACCTGAGCTATGCCCATGCACTCAATTGGATCTCTAGAAAG GGATATACTGAAGCTCAGTTGAAAGAATGTTTAGAGGAATATGCAGCCTTAAACGTGTGGCAGATACATCCCCATACCTTTGATATCCGGTTCATTGATGCTTGA